The Oceanispirochaeta sp. M1 genome segment GGAGCTTGAATGTCCTGTCTGTGATAATACCTTCAGGAAGGAAGAACTCCTCTCCGGCGGCGGTCGTATGAATGCCGGGGATCTGACTAAAGAACTTCACAGAACTTATCTACCAACCAATAAATTCGGAACAGTATATCCTCTGCTTTATCCTGTGATTATCTGTCCATCCTGTTATTATGCCTCCTATCCTTCGGATTTCAAGAATATGAAAGGGGATAGGCTTTCCGCTTTGAAAAAAAGTATTGGAAATAGAAAAACTGCGATGAACAGTCTCTTTCCCAATCTTGATTTTAACAGTCCCCGGAGACTGCAGGAGGGAATTGCCTCCTACTCTTTTGCATCCATGTGTTATGAATCAGGAACAAATGATATGGCTCCCACTTTCAAACAGGCTATGTCCTGCCTCAGGGCTGCCTGGCTCTGTATGGATCTTCATAAAGAGGATAAGACTCAGAATTTCGATTATCTTGCACAGGTCTTTTACAGAAAAGCAGCCTTTTTCTATGGACGTGTTGTTGAAATGGAACAGATAGGTGAAGAATCTGTTGAGGGGCTCAGTCATCTGGGACCGGATCTTGATAATAATTACGGATTTGATGGAGTACTTTATCTTTCAGGATATCTGGAATATAAATACGGGCAGCGTAGTAATCCCGAACGCCGGGGTAAGCAGCTTGCCAAGGCCCGGTCTACGGTTTCCAGGATTGTCGGTATGGGTAAATCTTCAAAATCCAAGCCAACCGCAATACTTGAGCTTTCAAGGGATCTGCATAAATTAATCAAGGACGAATTGGATGAGCTTGGAATCGAAACGTAAAATACGTCTGGATCTCTCATATGACGGAACAGACTTTGAAGGCTGGCAGATACAGAAACAGGGACGGACAGTTCAGGGAGAGCTTGTAAAGGTTCTGGAATCTTTTCACCCGGGACAAAGGATCAGCCTCGTAGGTTCCGGACGGACTGATTCAGGGGTTCACGCCTCCTGTCAGGTCGCCCATTTTGAAACCGAGGGCTGCTCAATACCTTCAGAACGGTTCCGGCAGGCTATTAATTCAAAACTTCCCAGAGATATCAGAATACATAAAAGCTGTGAAGTGGATACTGACTTTCATGCCCGGTACGATGCGGTTATGAGGGTCTACAGATATTATCTGATCAAGCCGGAATATCAGAAGGCTCATATGACCCAGTATTCAACTCTCTGTCTGCTGGACCTTGATATTCCGATACTCAATAATATGGCCATGGCTTTGACTGGTACACAAGATTTTACATCCTTTGCGGCAGCAAAAGATCCAAATAATAATAAGGTGAGAACCATCCGCAGCGCCCGTTTTTTTAAAGAGGGACCTTACACAGTTTTCAGAGTGGCAGGTAATGCTTTTTTATGGAAAATGGTGAGAACCATGGTAGGAACTCTGCTGCAGCAGTATGAAAACAGTGGATCTTATAATGATATAAAGGGTATCCTTGAGATGAAGGACAGAACTCTGGCCGGACCTTCTGCGAAACCCCACGGTCTATTTCTTGACAAGGTGATATATGGATCAGAAAAAGCTCTATACTGATTTTTGGAATCTTATTTCAGAAACTGAAGATTATCTAAAATACGGAATGAAAACCAAACACCCCGGGACACCTGTTTTTTCGGAGCGGAGCGCTGAGACAGAAACTGTACAGCCCGTGATGACAGTACAGGAAATTATTCCGGATTCTGAAAACTGTCAGAACTGTCCCATGCTGAAAGCCGGTAAAAAAGCCATGCCCATGCTGGGGAATATCCATTCTGATCTCTGGGTTGTAACAGATCCTCCCCTGCAGGAGGCCGAAAAACTTAACCGTCCCTTTGGTGAAAGTGAAATGGAATATTTTCAGAAATGGATGACCGCCATAGAGCTCTCTCTTCCGAATGATCTAATGCTTCAGAATCTTACCCGTTGCCGAACCCCCGGTAACCGTCCACCCTTTCCTGAAGAGATGAACCGCTGTGGAAAGGAAATTATTTCCCGGCTGGAAATTCATCGCCCCAAGGTCATTCTTGTCATGGGTTCCGCCTGTGCTTCCTGGTTTACTTCACAGAAAGGTGTAAAGATCAGCGAAATACGGGGCCGTCTTTATTCATGGCAGGGTATTCCTCTTGTGGTGACATATTCACCAGATCAGGTTCTGAGCTATGGAGAACTGAAAAGACCTGTATGGGAAGATCTCAAAAGTCTGCGGAATATATTAAGTGGTTCCTGAGTATCTGGAAGTTGCTTTTAATCTCCCTCTGAACTCGCTCTATTCCTATACTCTTCCCGAAGATGAGAGTAGAACCGCCTCATCTCTTTTGGGCTGCAGGGTTTCTGCTGAATTCGGTAGAAGGACTCTTACGGGATGGGTTGTGTCTGTGGGAAATGCTCTTCCCGAGGGTGTAAAAAAAGCAAAAGCTGTTCTTCGAATTCTTGATGAAAAAGCTCTGTTTGATGACTCTCTTCTGAAACTGGCACAGTGGATGTCTGATTTTTATCTCTGTTCTCTGGGAGAGGCTCTGAGTGTGATGCTTCCCGGAGCTAAACGGGAAAAAGATCTGCCGCCTCTCGGCCTGGGTGGTGAAGATGAAGTACACAGCAGAGTAACACTCTCGGGTGAACAGGATAGGGCTTTAAAAGCAATCAATACTGGTTCTGAATCTTATTATTATCTCTACGGGATTACCGGTTCAGGGAAGACAGAAGTTTTTCTCCGGGCAGCAGAAGATGTTCTTGCAAAAGGAAAGTCAGTAATTTTTCTGGTACCTGAAATCGCACTGACTCATCAGATGGTGGATGATCTTTCCGGGCGTTTTGCCACAGACCCTGCGGTGCTTCATTCACATCTTACTCCCTCCCAGAAGCTCAAGGAGTGGAGACGTATTCAGTCGGGAGAGGCTAAAGTTATCATCGGGGCCAGAAGTGCCGTATTTGCACCTGTTGAAAATCTCGGCATGATAATCCTGGATGAAGAACACGAAACATCCTACAAGTCCGGATCGACTCCCCGTTATCACGGCAGACAGCTTGCAATGAAGCGCTGCATGATGAGTGGTGCCAAGTTGCTTATGGGCAGTGCCACACCATCGGTGGAAGCATGGTATCTGATGGAGAAAGGACAGTTCAGAAAGCTGGTTCTCAAGGAGAGACCAGCCGGGGGAGCCAAGCCTGAGGTCAGTATTATAGATCTTAAAAAATCAAAAAGTCTTCTCTCTCAGGAGCTTATCCGAGGCATGGAGCGGGTATTGCAGGAAGGCAAACAGGTCATTCTATTTCTTAACAGAAGGGGTCATTCCTACTATTTTCACTGTCGCAGCTGTGGTTATGAGATGAAGTGCCGGCAGTGCAGCATCCCCCTCACGTTTCATAAAAGCAGAAACAGAATGATCTGTCATTACTGTGGATATCATGTGTCTCCTCTTACGGTGTGTCCCGAATGTTCCTCCATGGATGTGGGATATGCCGGTTTCGGTACTGAGCAGGTGGAGGAGCAGGTAGCTGCTGTATTTCCGGATTCTGTTCTGGCTCGTCTTGATACAGACAGTGCCCGAAAAAAAGGTGTGCTTCAGGATACAATCACCCGTTTTAAAGAGGGGAAGATCAATATCCTTCTGGGAACACAGATGGTTGCCAAGGGGCTGAATTTTCCGGGTGTTAAGCTTGTAGGAATTGTTCTTGCGGATACAGGTCTCTCTCTGCCCGACTTCAGGGCGGCGGAGCGCTCATTTTCTCTGATTGTTCAGGTTGCCGGAAGGGCCGGGCGCTATCGAGATGATGGAGAAGTTCTTATTCAGACAATGCGTCCCGATAACCCGGCAGTTGTCTACGGCAGCAGGGCCGATATGGAATCCTTCTATTCCTATGAGCTGGAACAGAGGCAGATAATGGAGTTTCCGCCCTATTCCCGTCTTATCCGTATCGTTTACAGGGGTAAGCAGGGAGCAAAGGTGCTTCAGGCTCTGGAAGAACTGACAGCCATTTTCAGAAAGGCGGGACTGCCTGATGTGATGGGACCTGCAGAGTGTCCTCTGGGCATTATTTCAGGGAATTACCGTTACCATACACTTCTCCGCTGCAGTGATGATTTTTCAGGAATCCACCGTATTGCGGCATCCATTATAAAAGGAATAGAAGTCCCCCGTGGAATCTATCGTGAAATAGATATTGATCCGGTTCAGCTGCTGTGAAAGGACTGTCTGCTCAGCATCGAAATATTGACTTTTACTCTCAGCTTGTGGATACTGATTCAGACAAGAGGACATTATGGATATATACACAATAGATATAGAAAAAGAACTTGAAGTCTTAAGATTAAAATCCCAGCCGGTTAAAGATATAAATCAGGAACTGGTTGATTATACAAATAGGATGATTAAGGCCATTGACGGCATCGGAATCGGACTGGCAGCACCCCAGGTGGGAAGAAATGAGCGTTTCTTCGTCTGCCAATTTGACCAGATCGATCCCATGGTTTTCATCAATCCTGAAATCATCGGAACAAGCGAGGAACTCTCTTCCTATGAAGAGGGCTGTCTGAGTATCCCCGGTATGTACGGTGATGTAAAACGTCCTGCTGTCATTCAGGTGCAGGCCTGGAATCAGAAGGGCCGTCCATTTAAGATTGAGGCAGAAGGGCTTCTGGCCACCTGTATTCAGCATGAGCTGGACCATCTGAACGGAACACTTTTTATTGATCATATGCCTGATCGCAAACGGATCAAACTTTTAAAAAAATACGATAAAATCATGGGGTTGTAGATGCGGGTAATTTTTGCAGGTACACCTGAAATCGCGGTTCCCTCATTAAGGGCTGTTGCGGGAGAACATGAAATTGTCGCTGTATTGACAAATCCCGACCGTGCAAAAGGCCGGGGTAAGAAAATGCATTTCTCTCCAGTAAAAGAGGCTGCAATTCAGCTTGGTCTCAATGTACTTCAGCCTCAGAAACTGAATGCTGAGTTTCGCGAAACCGCAGCTGCTCTGAAGCCGGATATCCTTATCTGCATTGCCTATGGAAAAATTTTCGGCCCTGCATTTTTGGCA includes the following:
- a CDS encoding DUF2225 domain-containing protein, with amino-acid sequence MAEDKKMKLTFLSKQELECPVCDNTFRKEELLSGGGRMNAGDLTKELHRTYLPTNKFGTVYPLLYPVIICPSCYYASYPSDFKNMKGDRLSALKKSIGNRKTAMNSLFPNLDFNSPRRLQEGIASYSFASMCYESGTNDMAPTFKQAMSCLRAAWLCMDLHKEDKTQNFDYLAQVFYRKAAFFYGRVVEMEQIGEESVEGLSHLGPDLDNNYGFDGVLYLSGYLEYKYGQRSNPERRGKQLAKARSTVSRIVGMGKSSKSKPTAILELSRDLHKLIKDELDELGIET
- a CDS encoding uracil-DNA glycosylase → MDQKKLYTDFWNLISETEDYLKYGMKTKHPGTPVFSERSAETETVQPVMTVQEIIPDSENCQNCPMLKAGKKAMPMLGNIHSDLWVVTDPPLQEAEKLNRPFGESEMEYFQKWMTAIELSLPNDLMLQNLTRCRTPGNRPPFPEEMNRCGKEIISRLEIHRPKVILVMGSACASWFTSQKGVKISEIRGRLYSWQGIPLVVTYSPDQVLSYGELKRPVWEDLKSLRNILSGS
- the priA gene encoding primosomal protein N', whose product is MVPEYLEVAFNLPLNSLYSYTLPEDESRTASSLLGCRVSAEFGRRTLTGWVVSVGNALPEGVKKAKAVLRILDEKALFDDSLLKLAQWMSDFYLCSLGEALSVMLPGAKREKDLPPLGLGGEDEVHSRVTLSGEQDRALKAINTGSESYYYLYGITGSGKTEVFLRAAEDVLAKGKSVIFLVPEIALTHQMVDDLSGRFATDPAVLHSHLTPSQKLKEWRRIQSGEAKVIIGARSAVFAPVENLGMIILDEEHETSYKSGSTPRYHGRQLAMKRCMMSGAKLLMGSATPSVEAWYLMEKGQFRKLVLKERPAGGAKPEVSIIDLKKSKSLLSQELIRGMERVLQEGKQVILFLNRRGHSYYFHCRSCGYEMKCRQCSIPLTFHKSRNRMICHYCGYHVSPLTVCPECSSMDVGYAGFGTEQVEEQVAAVFPDSVLARLDTDSARKKGVLQDTITRFKEGKINILLGTQMVAKGLNFPGVKLVGIVLADTGLSLPDFRAAERSFSLIVQVAGRAGRYRDDGEVLIQTMRPDNPAVVYGSRADMESFYSYELEQRQIMEFPPYSRLIRIVYRGKQGAKVLQALEELTAIFRKAGLPDVMGPAECPLGIISGNYRYHTLLRCSDDFSGIHRIAASIIKGIEVPRGIYREIDIDPVQLL
- the def gene encoding peptide deformylase; translated protein: MDIYTIDIEKELEVLRLKSQPVKDINQELVDYTNRMIKAIDGIGIGLAAPQVGRNERFFVCQFDQIDPMVFINPEIIGTSEELSSYEEGCLSIPGMYGDVKRPAVIQVQAWNQKGRPFKIEAEGLLATCIQHELDHLNGTLFIDHMPDRKRIKLLKKYDKIMGL
- the truA gene encoding tRNA pseudouridine(38-40) synthase TruA encodes the protein MSLESKRKIRLDLSYDGTDFEGWQIQKQGRTVQGELVKVLESFHPGQRISLVGSGRTDSGVHASCQVAHFETEGCSIPSERFRQAINSKLPRDIRIHKSCEVDTDFHARYDAVMRVYRYYLIKPEYQKAHMTQYSTLCLLDLDIPILNNMAMALTGTQDFTSFAAAKDPNNNKVRTIRSARFFKEGPYTVFRVAGNAFLWKMVRTMVGTLLQQYENSGSYNDIKGILEMKDRTLAGPSAKPHGLFLDKVIYGSEKALY